Proteins from a genomic interval of Halomonas alkaliantarctica:
- a CDS encoding MgtC/SapB family protein, whose protein sequence is MEVISDIIVAEFSDFNDLSEFVVVVVRLLIAALLGGLLGLEREQSGKPAGIRTHMLVCMGAALFILIPQQAGISDSEMSRVIQGVIAGIGFLCAGTIMTGNDKQGATGLTTAAGIWFTAAIGIAVGLGREQTAVLCTGLAWVVLYVVPFFSRSISKKKSVRSETREDNPRI, encoded by the coding sequence ATGGAAGTGATCAGCGATATCATCGTCGCCGAGTTTTCGGATTTTAATGACTTGAGCGAATTTGTTGTTGTGGTAGTTCGGCTATTGATAGCGGCCCTGCTGGGCGGGCTACTCGGACTCGAACGCGAACAAAGCGGTAAACCTGCCGGTATACGCACCCATATGCTGGTGTGTATGGGCGCGGCGTTATTTATCTTAATTCCTCAACAAGCCGGTATTTCAGACTCGGAGATGAGCCGGGTTATTCAAGGCGTCATTGCAGGGATTGGCTTTCTTTGCGCCGGTACCATTATGACCGGCAATGATAAACAAGGCGCAACAGGGCTAACCACAGCGGCAGGCATTTGGTTTACGGCTGCCATTGGTATAGCTGTTGGATTGGGCCGGGAGCAGACGGCGGTATTATGTACAGGGTTAGCCTGGGTGGTACTTTATGTGGTGCCTTTCTTTTCACGTTCAATTAGTAAGAAAAAGTCAGTACGTTCAGAAACTAGGGAAGATAACCCGAGAATTTGA
- a CDS encoding DNA topoisomerase III, which produces MRLIIAEKPSLAQAIAEALPGTSKRQDGAMVCGDTTVTWCLGHLLEQAPPEAYDPADKQWRLDRLPIVPQQWKLMPRPKARGQLAVIRKLIKQATDVVHAGDPDREGQLLVQEVIEYMKYRGPVQRLLISDLNKPAVSRALAKLHSNNEYQPLFQAAQARSRADWLYGINLTRAWTLTGRQAGHDGVLSVGRVQTPVLGLIVRRDNAIRDFKPHPFYPLWVDLKVAQGQLRAWWAPKEHQPLDDQGRLIDHRPADELAAQLPGASGRLTKLDQQEKRQAPPLPYSLSALQVDAARRHGLSAQMVLDICQRLYERHKLITYPRSDCRYLPEEHLQLAQRSLTSACQNDDALQQWLKGADFTLRSKAWNDKQVGAHHAIAPTGKPADFSQLSATEGHVFRLIVRNVMAQFYRPLRTFEVKAEFTLLNEAFRARGQSILDPGWKPLFTTRDETPPLPPLTQGEPCQAMGAGVEEKETRPPEPFTDASLIKAMMNIGRYVDDPNVRRTLRDTDGLGTEATRAGIIETLVQRGYLVRQQKALRATKLGSALIAALPSAVSTPERTALWEQRLRAISEQQDDPGAFQQALLDDLHGLLTHSDAAKLRQSLQSAQGEAGGPAKRTSKTRKSYSKTKSSGVRRKRSSQK; this is translated from the coding sequence ATGCGCCTGATAATTGCCGAAAAACCCAGCCTCGCCCAAGCCATTGCCGAGGCGTTACCAGGCACTAGCAAACGCCAGGATGGCGCCATGGTGTGTGGCGACACCACTGTCACCTGGTGCCTGGGGCACTTATTAGAGCAAGCGCCGCCGGAAGCTTACGACCCCGCCGACAAACAGTGGCGGCTTGACCGACTGCCTATCGTGCCGCAGCAGTGGAAACTGATGCCGCGCCCCAAGGCACGGGGCCAGTTGGCTGTGATTCGCAAGCTGATCAAACAAGCAACGGATGTGGTTCACGCGGGTGACCCTGACCGCGAGGGCCAACTGCTGGTACAGGAAGTGATCGAGTACATGAAGTATCGCGGCCCGGTACAGCGGCTGCTGATCAGCGACCTTAATAAACCTGCAGTAAGCCGGGCGCTTGCCAAGCTACACTCCAACAACGAATACCAGCCGCTGTTTCAAGCGGCCCAGGCTCGCTCCCGCGCCGACTGGTTGTACGGCATTAACCTAACCCGCGCCTGGACACTCACCGGCCGTCAAGCGGGCCATGACGGCGTGCTTTCTGTCGGCCGTGTGCAAACCCCGGTGCTGGGGCTGATCGTACGCCGCGATAACGCCATTCGGGATTTCAAACCCCATCCATTCTACCCGCTGTGGGTGGATCTCAAGGTTGCCCAGGGCCAACTGCGCGCCTGGTGGGCACCCAAAGAGCACCAACCCCTTGATGATCAAGGCCGCTTGATTGACCACAGGCCCGCCGATGAACTGGCGGCTCAGTTACCCGGCGCATCAGGGCGCCTGACCAAGCTCGACCAGCAGGAAAAACGCCAAGCGCCGCCGCTACCCTACTCGCTATCGGCCCTGCAGGTAGACGCCGCCCGCCGCCACGGGCTTTCCGCGCAGATGGTGTTGGATATTTGCCAACGGCTATATGAGCGCCACAAACTGATCACCTACCCGCGATCGGACTGCCGCTACCTGCCGGAAGAGCACCTTCAGCTTGCTCAACGTAGCTTAACCAGCGCCTGCCAAAACGATGATGCACTTCAGCAGTGGCTAAAGGGCGCGGACTTCACGCTGCGCTCCAAGGCGTGGAACGATAAGCAGGTCGGTGCCCACCACGCCATCGCCCCTACCGGCAAGCCCGCTGATTTCAGCCAGCTCTCCGCAACCGAAGGCCATGTGTTCAGATTGATCGTGCGCAACGTGATGGCGCAGTTTTACCGCCCGCTGCGCACCTTCGAAGTAAAAGCGGAGTTTACTCTGCTCAATGAGGCCTTCCGCGCCCGGGGTCAAAGCATTCTGGACCCCGGCTGGAAACCGCTATTCACAACCCGCGACGAGACACCACCGCTGCCGCCGCTGACCCAAGGCGAGCCCTGCCAGGCGATGGGCGCAGGCGTAGAGGAGAAGGAAACCCGCCCGCCAGAGCCTTTCACCGACGCCAGCCTGATCAAGGCGATGATGAACATTGGACGTTATGTGGATGACCCCAATGTTCGCCGAACTCTACGCGACACCGACGGCCTGGGCACCGAAGCCACCCGCGCAGGCATTATCGAAACCCTGGTACAGCGCGGCTACCTGGTGCGCCAGCAAAAAGCCCTGCGTGCCACCAAGCTGGGAAGCGCACTGATCGCCGCCCTGCCCAGTGCCGTAAGCACGCCTGAACGCACCGCGCTTTGGGAACAGCGCCTGCGAGCGATTTCCGAACAGCAAGACGACCCAGGCGCGTTTCAGCAGGCGCTATTGGATGATTTACACGGCTTGCTCACTCACAGCGATGCAGCCAAGCTCAGGCAGAGCCTGCAAAGCGCCCAGGGTGAGGCCGGCGGCCCGGCCAAGCGTACGAGTAAGACAAGGAAGAGTTATAGCAAGACAAAAAGCAGTGGGGTAAGAAGGAAAAGATCCAGCCAAAAATGA
- a CDS encoding ABC1 kinase family protein, whose amino-acid sequence MRDRGRTRRLMGLGARTGGALLKTRLGGQADWRALGEALFEGLSELKGPAMKLAQIMSQWDDLLPPDLAEELARLQRQAEPMPWPRIHEALIQQYGDIDHYFSTVEERPFASASMGQVHRATTHEGETVVLKVQYPGLAEVLESDLIQVRRIMRLGRWFKVPQARLDALFEELAESLRGELDYHAEADALARYRERYKDDPRLVIPEPLPALSGPHVLAMRYVEGTPMRELVDADDATCQGIAETLADWITQELFTYGELHADPHAGNFAADAQGRLVIYDLGAVIAVPDARLKAMMQLLDATLKQDPMGMDEALMQMGGRQGQGAPLSLYRESAECIAPLFEPGEQDFSDVRVHRRLRELTPKVWAAMDRLQPPADTLLLSRALNGHYWNLVRIGARLDMHERTRPLLKWA is encoded by the coding sequence ATGCGTGATCGCGGCAGAACACGGCGTTTAATGGGATTGGGTGCGCGCACCGGTGGGGCGCTGCTGAAAACCCGCTTAGGCGGCCAAGCGGATTGGCGTGCCCTGGGTGAAGCCTTGTTTGAGGGGCTTTCAGAGCTTAAAGGCCCGGCCATGAAGCTTGCCCAAATCATGTCCCAGTGGGATGACTTGCTGCCTCCCGATCTCGCTGAGGAACTTGCCCGCCTGCAGCGGCAAGCAGAGCCGATGCCCTGGCCGCGTATTCACGAAGCGCTGATTCAGCAATATGGCGACATTGACCACTATTTCAGCACAGTCGAGGAGCGACCCTTTGCCAGCGCCTCTATGGGCCAGGTTCACCGCGCGACCACCCACGAGGGCGAAACGGTCGTACTCAAGGTGCAGTACCCCGGCCTTGCCGAGGTATTGGAGAGCGATTTGATCCAGGTACGGCGCATTATGCGTTTAGGCCGCTGGTTTAAAGTGCCCCAGGCGCGGTTGGATGCCTTGTTTGAAGAGCTCGCCGAAAGCCTGCGTGGGGAGCTGGATTACCACGCCGAAGCCGATGCCCTGGCCCGCTACCGCGAGCGTTATAAGGATGACCCGCGGCTCGTGATTCCCGAGCCTTTGCCAGCGCTTTCAGGCCCTCACGTGCTGGCGATGCGCTACGTGGAAGGTACACCGATGCGCGAATTAGTCGATGCAGATGATGCGACATGCCAGGGCATTGCCGAGACGCTAGCGGACTGGATTACCCAAGAACTGTTTACCTATGGCGAGCTGCACGCCGACCCCCATGCGGGGAATTTCGCTGCTGATGCCCAAGGCCGGCTGGTGATCTACGATTTAGGTGCGGTAATAGCAGTACCCGATGCGCGCTTGAAAGCAATGATGCAACTGCTGGATGCCACCTTGAAGCAGGACCCTATGGGGATGGATGAAGCGCTGATGCAAATGGGCGGCCGCCAGGGGCAGGGCGCGCCGCTATCGCTCTATCGTGAATCCGCTGAATGTATCGCGCCACTGTTTGAACCGGGGGAGCAGGATTTCAGCGATGTACGGGTGCACCGCCGCTTACGCGAGCTAACCCCTAAGGTGTGGGCAGCGATGGATCGCCTGCAGCCCCCCGCAGATACGCTGCTGCTCTCCCGGGCGCTGAACGGTCACTACTGGAATTTAGTGCGTATAGGGGCGCGGTTGGACATGCACGAGCGAACCCGACCTTTGCTTAAATGGGCATAA
- a CDS encoding GNAT family N-acetyltransferase: MSELTVILCQGQAISPHLPALARLRIRVFHDFPYLYDGELSYEADYLGRYAENPNSLFVLAFDGEELVGAATGQPLQDEVDEFRQPFETNGIKPERVFYYGESVLLHSYRGSGTGKRFLAEREAHAEREGFDLAAFCAVERPVDHPSKPADYQSLHGFWNAHGYQRHGELATTFAWRDIGEQTESHKPMVFWLKPLR; the protein is encoded by the coding sequence ATGAGCGAACTGACAGTTATTCTCTGCCAAGGTCAGGCGATATCCCCCCATTTGCCAGCGCTTGCCCGCCTTCGCATTCGGGTATTCCACGATTTCCCCTACCTCTACGATGGCGAACTCAGCTACGAAGCGGATTATTTAGGTCGCTATGCAGAGAACCCGAATAGCTTGTTCGTCCTGGCCTTCGACGGAGAAGAACTGGTGGGGGCCGCCACTGGACAGCCTCTTCAGGATGAAGTAGACGAATTCCGCCAGCCGTTTGAGACCAACGGTATCAAGCCCGAGCGCGTCTTCTATTATGGAGAATCCGTGTTACTCCACAGCTACCGCGGCAGCGGAACGGGTAAACGCTTTTTGGCCGAGCGAGAAGCCCACGCCGAACGAGAGGGGTTTGATTTAGCGGCTTTCTGTGCGGTAGAGCGGCCAGTTGATCATCCATCTAAGCCTGCCGACTACCAATCGCTTCACGGTTTCTGGAACGCCCATGGCTACCAGCGCCACGGCGAGCTAGCCACCACCTTCGCTTGGCGAGATATTGGCGAGCAGACGGAAAGCCATAAGCCAATGGTATTTTGGCTAAAGCCCCTCCGCTAG
- a CDS encoding SEC-C domain-containing protein, with protein sequence MLAVWVDQLLGFASGALSAIRQQEHYPDFMTWVRAKGADSFEGDVAMAQALAPVLWSQTPLERLDFACEPLATPGRNEPCWCDSGRKFKQCCYQVEFPTEIPDQMMWMLSLREWKGATLKAALESQQAPAQALLEAGLIAAESGQTGRAMQILESLFDGSDWSRLPEQAEPAFEILLDIYQERGFSRKRADLLDDVMERGPLFLRGVALERLCLMHLDNDDLDSARGAFVKAQQALPDSPTLAYIEAMLLLHEGHEQEAKERANFWYRRLVRQGELDEDQLDFLAALADNPGATLADQLLSAEEDLATPLVSLQALLAALPTAPKIDVSADPESGRLLYNTSAREATLFAAWHEQFQVLVDEDVALGFRDDPWGNAIEWMSALCAHPEWLDAPQVVQDLTLALTSRFGSLPWMAPTLLEPLALRLSRWLEQARAEGNGNLCWDDANNAMLLRTGLALVVGMERGARQHSRELAEELLLIDQEDSLGLRELVLDQLLRDDRNEEALALAEESDDDGSLVLGLLMGKTLALYRLEQREAAETALGDVLGHNRYALELICAENPRPSMPHPDGQVDPGSRAEAWQYRTLMRDQWRTTPGALEWLEAHR encoded by the coding sequence ATGCTGGCGGTATGGGTCGATCAGCTGCTGGGATTTGCCTCCGGGGCACTCTCGGCAATCAGGCAACAAGAACACTATCCGGATTTTATGACCTGGGTGCGCGCCAAAGGCGCGGATTCCTTTGAAGGCGATGTGGCCATGGCCCAGGCGCTGGCGCCGGTGCTTTGGTCGCAAACCCCGCTGGAGAGGCTCGACTTTGCCTGTGAGCCTCTCGCCACGCCGGGTCGTAATGAACCTTGCTGGTGCGACTCCGGGCGCAAATTCAAACAGTGCTGCTACCAGGTTGAGTTTCCTACCGAGATTCCCGATCAGATGATGTGGATGCTCTCGCTACGCGAATGGAAGGGCGCCACCCTGAAGGCCGCACTGGAAAGCCAACAGGCACCAGCTCAAGCGCTCCTGGAAGCCGGGCTGATTGCCGCTGAAAGTGGCCAGACGGGCCGCGCTATGCAAATCCTTGAATCGCTGTTCGATGGCAGCGATTGGTCACGGCTGCCCGAACAGGCCGAACCCGCCTTTGAAATCCTGCTGGATATTTACCAAGAGCGCGGCTTTAGCCGTAAACGCGCCGACCTGCTTGATGATGTGATGGAGCGCGGGCCGCTGTTCTTACGCGGCGTGGCTCTTGAGCGTTTATGCCTGATGCACCTGGATAACGATGACCTGGATAGTGCCCGCGGTGCCTTTGTAAAGGCCCAGCAGGCGCTACCCGATTCGCCCACGTTGGCCTACATTGAGGCCATGCTGTTACTGCATGAAGGCCACGAACAGGAAGCCAAAGAGCGCGCCAACTTCTGGTATCGCCGCCTGGTTCGCCAGGGTGAGCTGGATGAAGATCAGTTGGATTTCTTAGCCGCGCTGGCGGATAACCCCGGCGCGACGCTTGCTGACCAGCTGCTCAGCGCGGAAGAGGATCTTGCCACGCCGCTGGTGTCTCTTCAGGCACTGCTGGCCGCGTTGCCTACCGCCCCCAAAATCGATGTAAGCGCCGACCCTGAAAGCGGCCGATTGCTCTATAACACCAGTGCTCGTGAAGCGACGCTGTTTGCCGCCTGGCATGAGCAGTTTCAGGTGCTGGTGGATGAAGATGTGGCGCTGGGCTTCCGCGATGACCCCTGGGGCAACGCCATAGAGTGGATGTCAGCACTCTGCGCGCATCCCGAGTGGTTGGACGCCCCGCAGGTAGTGCAAGACTTAACCTTGGCGCTCACCAGCCGCTTTGGCAGCCTGCCGTGGATGGCCCCAACCCTGCTGGAGCCACTGGCGCTGCGCCTCTCGCGCTGGTTGGAACAAGCCCGAGCAGAAGGCAACGGCAATCTGTGCTGGGACGATGCCAACAACGCCATGCTGCTACGCACGGGGCTAGCGCTTGTAGTCGGTATGGAGCGCGGCGCGCGTCAGCACTCCAGGGAGCTCGCCGAAGAGCTACTGCTGATCGACCAGGAAGATAGCTTGGGCCTGCGCGAGCTGGTGCTTGATCAACTGCTGCGTGATGATCGCAACGAAGAAGCGCTGGCGTTAGCCGAAGAGAGTGACGACGACGGCTCGCTGGTGCTCGGACTGCTAATGGGCAAAACCCTGGCGCTTTATCGATTGGAGCAGCGTGAAGCGGCTGAGACCGCGCTTGGCGATGTGCTTGGCCATAACCGCTATGCGCTAGAGCTGATTTGTGCCGAAAATCCCCGACCCTCCATGCCCCACCCAGATGGCCAGGTTGACCCTGGCTCCCGGGCGGAAGCGTGGCAGTACCGCACCTTGATGCGCGATCAGTGGCGCACTACACCAGGGGCGTTGGAGTGGTTGGAAGCCCACCGCTAG
- a CDS encoding AmpG family muropeptide MFS transporter, whose product MLSPTPQRSWLAALAVYCRAPVITMLFLGFSAGLPFLLVFSTLSAWLRSDGVEVAAIGFFAWIGMLYSIKFFWAPVVDRLALPLLTRTFGQRRGWMLLAQSMIAAGLVGLAGLSPVGNLGWVALFALLVAFGSATQDIAIDAYRIESADDDVQAAMASTYIIGYRGGLLAAGAGALYIAASASWDVAYMSMAALMGIGVLTVLLRPEPKRASLSIQLIHEPKVRAFIRASRGKPKLLRRLGAWSIGALVCPFTDFFRRYGVKALWILMFIAVFRISDLAMASMANPLYIDLGFSLAEIANVTNIFGIAMSITGGMLGGLCVARYGIGPLLIFGAGLVMVTNLLFAVLAVVGNQLPMLVITIIGDNLANGLASAVFIAFLSSLTSRAYTATQYALFSSLMTLPGKFLSGFGGLVVTAQGYPSFFVIATLLGVPAIVLAVWISRDKELVPTPKPA is encoded by the coding sequence ATGTTAAGCCCCACCCCCCAGCGCAGTTGGCTTGCTGCGCTGGCTGTTTATTGTCGTGCGCCCGTTATTACCATGCTGTTTTTGGGGTTTTCCGCAGGCTTACCATTTCTGCTGGTATTCTCAACGCTTTCGGCCTGGCTGCGCAGCGATGGTGTTGAGGTCGCGGCGATTGGCTTTTTTGCCTGGATCGGCATGCTCTACTCGATCAAGTTTTTCTGGGCACCGGTGGTGGACCGGTTGGCACTACCGCTGTTGACCCGCACCTTTGGTCAGCGCCGCGGCTGGATGCTACTAGCCCAAAGCATGATTGCCGCGGGGCTGGTGGGGCTTGCTGGCTTGAGCCCAGTGGGTAACCTCGGCTGGGTGGCTCTCTTTGCACTGCTAGTGGCGTTTGGCTCCGCGACGCAGGATATTGCTATCGACGCCTACCGTATTGAGTCCGCCGATGACGATGTTCAGGCCGCCATGGCCTCCACCTATATTATTGGCTATCGCGGTGGCTTACTTGCCGCCGGTGCCGGCGCGCTGTATATCGCAGCGTCTGCCTCTTGGGATGTGGCGTATATGAGCATGGCGGCACTAATGGGCATTGGCGTACTTACCGTGCTGCTACGCCCCGAGCCAAAGCGCGCCTCGCTCTCTATTCAACTTATCCACGAACCTAAGGTGCGGGCGTTTATTCGTGCCAGCCGGGGCAAACCCAAACTATTACGCCGCCTGGGAGCCTGGAGCATTGGTGCGCTCGTCTGCCCTTTTACCGATTTCTTTAGACGCTATGGGGTGAAGGCGCTGTGGATTTTGATGTTTATTGCCGTATTTAGAATCAGCGATTTAGCCATGGCCTCCATGGCCAATCCGCTGTATATCGACCTGGGCTTTTCGCTCGCAGAGATTGCTAACGTGACCAATATATTTGGCATTGCGATGAGCATTACGGGTGGGATGTTAGGCGGGCTATGCGTAGCACGCTACGGCATCGGCCCACTGCTGATTTTCGGCGCGGGGTTGGTGATGGTGACTAACCTGCTGTTTGCAGTGCTTGCCGTGGTGGGTAATCAGCTGCCCATGCTGGTGATCACGATCATCGGCGATAATCTCGCCAACGGCTTAGCCAGCGCGGTGTTTATCGCCTTTCTCTCCAGCCTAACATCACGCGCCTACACGGCCACGCAGTACGCGCTGTTTTCATCATTAATGACGTTGCCGGGAAAATTTTTAAGCGGGTTTGGCGGGCTGGTAGTTACCGCGCAGGGCTACCCGAGCTTTTTCGTTATCGCCACATTGCTGGGTGTGCCAGCGATTGTTTTAGCGGTCTGGATTAGCCGAGATAAAGAACTAGTGCCAACCCCCAAGCCTGCTTAA
- a CDS encoding FKBP-type peptidyl-prolyl cis-trans isomerase: MSITAHQVVTLHYVLSDVLNDGSKQVLDDSQARNKPLEYLHGHDNIVPGLESALAGQTAGAELSVQLMPADAYGVRNEALVQEVSRGSFGNAELEPGSRFQTEGEAGPQIVTVLEVDGDRVTVDTNHPLAGRTLNYKVTILDVREATRAELAKGHPLPPGTEHSKVEDRKVL, translated from the coding sequence ATGTCGATTACGGCGCATCAGGTCGTTACCTTGCACTATGTTCTTAGCGATGTGCTCAACGATGGCAGCAAGCAGGTATTGGACGACTCCCAGGCGCGCAATAAGCCGCTCGAGTACTTGCATGGCCACGACAATATCGTGCCAGGGTTGGAGAGTGCATTAGCGGGTCAAACGGCTGGGGCCGAGCTGAGCGTTCAACTCATGCCCGCCGATGCCTACGGTGTACGCAATGAAGCCCTGGTTCAAGAAGTCAGCCGCGGCTCGTTTGGTAACGCCGAGTTGGAACCGGGCAGCCGCTTTCAAACCGAAGGTGAAGCCGGGCCGCAAATCGTCACGGTTCTGGAAGTCGATGGCGACCGTGTTACCGTCGATACCAACCACCCCCTGGCGGGGCGCACGCTTAACTATAAAGTGACCATTTTAGACGTGCGCGAAGCTACCCGTGCAGAATTAGCCAAAGGCCACCCGCTGCCACCGGGCACCGAACACAGCAAAGTCGAAGACCGCAAGGTGCTGTAG
- the ccoM gene encoding cytochrome c oxidase subunit CcoM codes for MYWDDTIIFGLATVALVIAFMVGWVGFVIRDHLRKDKRKK; via the coding sequence ATGTATTGGGATGACACAATTATCTTCGGCTTAGCCACCGTCGCGTTAGTAATCGCATTTATGGTGGGTTGGGTGGGCTTCGTGATTCGCGATCATCTTCGTAAAGATAAGCGCAAGAAGTAG
- a CDS encoding group I truncated hemoglobin has translation MSFSRKHDRTRRSLIAFTFIAVAFSLTGCAYQSVTQSTNTTLYERLGGQNTIDTVVENLLYRIADDPEVVVFFTNTNIDLFAASLASQLCDVSNGPCRYEGPPMDRAHQHMGLTDVHFNRLVEHLDAAMQEEGIALGARNELLGRLAPMYEDVMRLQ, from the coding sequence ATGAGCTTTTCACGCAAACACGATCGTACACGCCGTTCTTTAATAGCGTTTACCTTTATAGCGGTGGCATTTTCGCTCACAGGCTGCGCTTATCAATCAGTAACTCAATCAACAAATACAACGCTTTACGAACGGCTTGGCGGTCAGAACACTATCGATACCGTGGTCGAGAATCTCTTATACCGGATTGCGGATGACCCCGAGGTAGTGGTGTTTTTTACTAATACAAACATCGATTTATTTGCCGCGTCGCTAGCCAGCCAGCTGTGTGATGTGAGCAACGGCCCCTGCCGCTATGAAGGCCCGCCGATGGATCGTGCTCATCAACATATGGGCCTGACGGATGTGCATTTTAATCGCTTAGTGGAACATCTCGACGCTGCTATGCAGGAGGAAGGTATTGCCCTTGGCGCGCGGAATGAGCTATTGGGCCGACTCGCCCCTATGTACGAAGACGTTATGCGTCTTCAGTAA
- a CDS encoding DUF3034 family protein, which translates to MMLLQFLFAPPSRLFRHALFTSLALCLAFSAAPSFAGSRILGTGGVSAIEGAAGGGLSPWAVLSSTASEQEIGITAAATRAWVDDYRLTVTGASLNIYDRVEVSVARQTLDLDTLGGELGQDIYGAKVRLLGDVLYHPWGIWSVGIQHKRLVDGTIPTALGANETSGTDVYLSASKLLFSAFAGRNVLLNATLRNTDANQGGLLGFGGDKDSRSWVAEGGVGVFITPQWIVGAEYRQKPDNLSVSEEDDWQSFYTAYFFNKHLSLTGAWLDLGDIAGLPSQRGGYLSLQAAF; encoded by the coding sequence ATGATGTTATTGCAATTCCTCTTTGCACCGCCCAGCAGGCTCTTTCGGCACGCCCTTTTCACCAGTCTAGCGCTCTGTTTAGCGTTTTCGGCCGCGCCCTCTTTTGCCGGTAGCCGTATTCTAGGAACCGGTGGCGTGAGTGCCATTGAAGGGGCCGCGGGAGGCGGTTTATCGCCTTGGGCTGTGCTTTCAAGCACCGCTAGCGAACAGGAAATTGGCATCACGGCCGCCGCTACCCGTGCATGGGTGGACGATTATCGACTAACGGTGACCGGCGCCAGCCTGAATATTTATGATCGTGTTGAAGTCTCTGTGGCACGTCAAACGCTTGATTTGGATACTCTGGGTGGCGAGCTAGGACAGGATATTTACGGCGCCAAGGTGCGCTTACTCGGCGATGTGCTCTATCACCCGTGGGGCATTTGGAGTGTTGGAATACAACATAAACGGCTGGTTGATGGCACCATTCCCACTGCCCTCGGCGCCAATGAAACAAGCGGCACCGATGTGTACCTAAGCGCCAGCAAACTGCTGTTTAGTGCTTTTGCTGGGCGCAATGTGCTGCTCAACGCCACCCTGCGCAATACAGACGCCAACCAGGGCGGCCTACTCGGTTTTGGCGGCGATAAGGATAGCCGTTCGTGGGTAGCCGAGGGCGGCGTGGGCGTTTTTATTACCCCGCAATGGATTGTCGGCGCCGAGTATCGTCAGAAACCCGATAACCTAAGCGTATCTGAAGAGGATGATTGGCAAAGCTTCTACACTGCCTACTTCTTTAATAAGCACTTATCACTCACAGGCGCTTGGTTAGACTTGGGCGATATTGCCGGTCTACCCTCTCAACGCGGCGGCTATCTTTCACTTCAAGCAGCTTTTTAA